From one Allorhizobium ampelinum S4 genomic stretch:
- a CDS encoding dipeptide ABC transporter ATP-binding protein, producing MADPLLCVQDLTVAFSGYGRVNRVLHDISFTIDAGERVALIGETGSGKSVTSKAILGTLPNNAKVEAGSIAYRGRQLLTLPSGERNKLKGTAFSIIMQDPLSSFNPVFRIGRHLEDVMHYADRNQGIYDTPKGRKQRIFEVLRKVQLGDVERVFNAWPFELSGGMRQRVLIALALLHQPDLLIADEPGTALDVTTQDEILRLINRLVSEDGLSLLMITHNLGVVRQTADRVIVMQHGRIVEHGPLKSVFQAPQQAYTRELMAAVPPLYGEGVVDQPVSDKAPIITLSNVRKLYAKRALFGQKRGHLAVNNINLQVNEGEIFGLAGESGSGKTTLARMMMNLLQPSDGEIVVRGTPRDGALRLSQIVYQNPGTSLNPKRTVEQILAVPLAHVGLDKGQRKARMTELLDLVRLPANFVSKYPHELSGGQKQRVAIARALAANPQIIILDEPTSALDVSVQKTVIELLLDLRAKLGLTYVIISHDLSLMRNFCSRIVIMYKGEIVEHGTPAEVFATARHPYTRALIAAIPVLTDAQEALKPTISEEERGRFLVHATGL from the coding sequence ATGGCTGATCCCTTGCTGTGTGTGCAGGATTTGACCGTTGCCTTCTCCGGCTATGGCCGGGTGAACCGGGTGTTGCACGACATCTCTTTCACCATCGATGCCGGAGAGCGGGTTGCGCTGATTGGCGAAACCGGATCGGGCAAATCCGTGACATCCAAGGCCATTCTTGGCACGTTGCCAAACAATGCCAAGGTGGAGGCGGGCTCGATAGCCTATCGCGGGCGGCAGTTGTTGACGCTTCCATCCGGTGAACGCAACAAGCTGAAAGGCACTGCCTTTTCCATCATCATGCAGGACCCGCTGTCCTCCTTCAATCCGGTGTTTCGCATTGGTCGGCATCTGGAAGACGTGATGCATTATGCCGATCGCAATCAGGGCATCTATGATACGCCGAAGGGGCGCAAACAGCGGATTTTCGAGGTGTTGCGCAAGGTGCAATTGGGCGATGTCGAGCGGGTGTTCAACGCCTGGCCGTTTGAGCTGTCGGGCGGTATGCGCCAAAGGGTGCTGATTGCGCTGGCGCTTTTGCATCAACCCGATCTGTTGATTGCCGACGAGCCGGGCACGGCACTGGATGTGACCACGCAGGATGAAATCTTGCGGCTGATCAATCGGCTGGTGTCGGAAGACGGTCTGTCGCTGCTGATGATCACCCACAATCTCGGTGTCGTGCGCCAGACGGCTGACCGGGTGATTGTGATGCAGCATGGCCGCATTGTCGAACACGGACCGTTGAAATCCGTCTTCCAAGCCCCGCAGCAAGCCTATACGCGTGAGCTGATGGCGGCAGTGCCGCCGCTCTATGGCGAAGGTGTAGTGGATCAGCCGGTCAGCGACAAGGCTCCGATCATTACCCTGAGCAATGTGCGTAAACTCTATGCCAAGCGGGCGCTGTTTGGCCAAAAGCGCGGCCATCTGGCGGTCAACAACATCAATCTTCAGGTCAATGAGGGCGAAATTTTTGGCCTTGCCGGAGAAAGTGGCTCTGGCAAAACCACGCTGGCGCGGATGATGATGAACCTGTTGCAGCCCAGCGATGGCGAGATTGTTGTGCGCGGCACGCCCAGAGATGGCGCTTTGCGCCTCAGCCAGATCGTCTATCAAAATCCCGGCACATCGCTGAACCCCAAGCGCACGGTGGAGCAGATTTTGGCTGTGCCGCTGGCCCATGTGGGCCTTGATAAAGGCCAGCGCAAAGCGCGCATGACCGAGCTTTTGGACCTCGTGCGTCTGCCCGCCAATTTCGTGTCAAAATATCCGCATGAGCTTTCCGGCGGGCAAAAGCAGCGGGTGGCCATTGCCCGCGCCTTGGCAGCCAATCCGCAGATCATCATTCTGGATGAGCCGACATCGGCGCTGGATGTCTCGGTGCAGAAAACCGTGATTGAGCTGCTGTTGGACCTGCGCGCAAAGCTCGGCCTGACCTATGTGATCATTTCCCATGATCTGTCTTTGATGCGCAATTTCTGCTCGCGCATTGTCATCATGTACAAGGGCGAAATCGTCGAACATGGTACACCTGCCGAAGTGTTCGCGACAGCCCGCCATCCCTATACCCGCGCCCTCATTGCCGCCATTCCGGTTCTGACCGATGCGCAAGAGGCGTTGAAACCCACCATTAGTGAAGAGGAACGAGGCCGCTTTCTGGTGCACGCCACCGGACTGTGA
- a CDS encoding ABC transporter permease, protein MILHVVEQIVRRVFSVVMVLFVLSLMIFALARVVPGDPARMALGPSASQEQVTALAREMGLDQPVLVQYGRYITNALQGDLGQSLSSHRPVIQDVVEFLPATLELVVVTVILDLLIAIPLGVITARHRNTWIDNIGRLFSMVGVTVPSFLFAIGLQLFAANFLPGWPLLGQVNFDLHAPAGPTGFLLVDSLIHGRADVFVDALQHLIFPALALAMAGIGQITRIMRSAMIENQRKDHVLTLLSFGVPDYVVTFRYLLKLSSVAPLTIMGLEFASLIGNAFVVEMVFGWGGFASYGLNAILQKDLNALMAVVLISGLFFILANLVIDLIVSLIDPRLRFRGGQ, encoded by the coding sequence ATGATTTTGCATGTTGTCGAGCAGATCGTGAGGCGGGTGTTTTCCGTGGTCATGGTGCTGTTCGTGCTGTCTTTGATGATTTTTGCGCTGGCCCGCGTGGTACCCGGCGATCCGGCCCGCATGGCGCTGGGGCCGTCGGCATCGCAGGAACAGGTCACGGCGCTGGCCCGTGAAATGGGACTCGATCAGCCTGTCCTTGTGCAATATGGCCGCTACATCACGAATGCCCTGCAAGGCGATCTTGGCCAATCGCTGTCGTCGCATCGTCCCGTCATTCAGGATGTTGTTGAATTTCTCCCCGCCACGCTGGAGCTTGTGGTGGTGACGGTCATTCTCGATCTGCTGATTGCCATTCCCCTTGGCGTCATCACCGCACGTCACCGAAACACCTGGATCGATAATATCGGACGACTGTTTTCCATGGTCGGCGTCACGGTGCCGTCGTTTCTGTTTGCCATTGGTCTGCAATTGTTTGCGGCGAATTTTCTGCCGGGCTGGCCTTTGTTGGGGCAGGTGAATTTCGATCTTCACGCCCCCGCCGGGCCAACCGGCTTTCTGTTGGTTGATAGTTTGATCCATGGCCGCGCCGATGTGTTTGTGGATGCCCTGCAACATCTGATCTTTCCGGCATTGGCACTGGCCATGGCAGGCATTGGCCAGATCACCCGCATCATGCGCTCGGCAATGATTGAAAATCAGCGCAAGGACCATGTTCTAACACTGCTCAGTTTTGGCGTGCCGGATTATGTTGTGACCTTTCGCTACCTGCTCAAGTTGTCGTCTGTAGCACCGCTGACCATCATGGGGCTGGAATTTGCCTCGCTGATTGGCAATGCCTTTGTGGTGGAAATGGTGTTTGGCTGGGGTGGTTTTGCGTCTTACGGTCTCAACGCCATCCTGCAAAAAGACCTGAACGCCCTGATGGCTGTGGTGCTGATTTCCGGCCTGTTTTTCATTCTCGCCAATCTTGTCATCGATCTGATTGTCAGCCTGATTGATCCGCGCCTGCGTTTTCGGGGAGGCCAATGA
- a CDS encoding response regulator transcription factor: protein MTAPLDAPIGRSDLIARIVHDISPVIVVTAPAGFGKSWFLQALIAALGADAALWTVYDRPPISPDLSRLEQGHRYAIALRPGESLPGLDRLRLYGQVLDLDGEDLLLPQGGLSRRDWDRCAGWPVLLSPGIECQDALAGQSRLSTFLAEDCLAGLDDADMSALLVCGENWPSWLAMRLPPLAHPATAACQRIKSALPGALEQEMLRRLADPFQAADPSGVLAQALRCNPRNLEAVILRLLACNQGKDALSLFCKAGGWFLYYRLGHEAFLRVVTGLEAGCDDLPEELAISRAFLMIKAGDVAWAMQFLVQRFGVEMRNVLAVFSGDSALSLRVRLFRITVLIYEDVTPTDRLLEALFEIGGELSLDEPEQRGSFYNAMLEFFLRLRRYEEANGMAEKAMKAYRQADCPILCFYIALHQSVLSLLTSDFNRMGQSLRLAEDMLAKTGFDSPGDRRFLDLLTACMAYENGEPAVLLGFLQEEMAAMIAGELWPSLADVAIYYGSHALSVHMSTRVALRFLDGWSVYQPMNRQFRLSLDVRKAQILQSGNCWGDATRLLAPLRAGFDRVWIESAQEALARLAGRDEITLALSWLRQISYERPAFPHLDRKLEVMLTNPHLLVRQEIAVSLWLAFVLRQTQQNSRARTLLRQVFERCASHGGLTALSEEWLFLDHLLQDKRIVEFVMAATPARAILRRLDRGRHSSLAAARTRLTQQELKILTMLAEGASNKLIARNSGISEPTVKFHLKNVYRKLGCSRRHEAIAAAKALGWVR from the coding sequence ATGACCGCACCACTCGATGCGCCTATTGGGCGAAGCGATCTGATCGCGCGCATTGTCCATGACATTAGCCCTGTCATCGTCGTGACTGCGCCCGCAGGCTTCGGTAAGTCCTGGTTTCTTCAGGCATTGATCGCGGCGCTTGGAGCTGATGCCGCCCTATGGACGGTCTATGATCGCCCTCCCATCTCTCCTGACCTTTCGCGGCTTGAGCAAGGACACCGCTATGCCATTGCCCTGCGCCCCGGCGAGAGCTTGCCCGGGCTGGACCGGCTGCGCCTCTATGGTCAGGTGCTGGATCTTGATGGTGAGGATCTTCTGCTGCCGCAGGGCGGATTGAGCAGACGTGACTGGGACAGATGTGCCGGCTGGCCGGTCCTGTTGTCGCCGGGGATAGAGTGTCAGGATGCGCTTGCTGGACAGAGCCGGCTTTCGACGTTTCTGGCCGAAGACTGTCTGGCTGGTCTGGATGATGCTGATATGTCGGCGCTTCTGGTCTGTGGAGAGAATTGGCCGTCCTGGCTTGCCATGCGTCTGCCGCCGCTTGCCCATCCCGCCACCGCAGCCTGCCAAAGGATCAAGAGCGCTTTGCCCGGCGCGCTGGAGCAAGAAATGCTCCGACGTCTTGCCGATCCGTTTCAGGCTGCTGATCCGTCTGGCGTTCTGGCGCAGGCTTTACGCTGCAACCCGCGAAATCTGGAGGCGGTGATCCTGCGGCTGCTGGCATGCAATCAGGGCAAGGACGCACTGTCCCTGTTTTGCAAGGCAGGGGGCTGGTTTCTCTATTATCGGCTGGGCCATGAGGCCTTCTTGCGTGTGGTGACAGGTCTTGAGGCGGGCTGTGATGACCTGCCGGAAGAACTGGCCATCAGTCGCGCTTTTCTGATGATCAAAGCCGGTGATGTGGCATGGGCAATGCAATTTCTGGTCCAGCGCTTCGGGGTGGAAATGCGCAATGTCCTGGCCGTTTTCTCGGGCGATAGCGCGCTTTCCCTGCGTGTCAGGCTGTTTCGTATCACGGTCCTGATCTATGAGGATGTTACGCCGACCGACAGATTGCTGGAAGCGCTGTTTGAGATTGGTGGCGAGCTATCCCTGGACGAGCCGGAGCAGCGCGGATCCTTTTATAACGCCATGCTGGAATTTTTCCTTCGGCTCCGGCGCTACGAAGAGGCAAATGGCATGGCCGAAAAGGCCATGAAGGCCTATCGGCAGGCGGATTGTCCCATTCTGTGCTTCTATATAGCGCTGCATCAATCGGTACTCAGCCTTTTGACCTCCGATTTCAACCGTATGGGCCAGTCTCTGCGGCTTGCCGAGGACATGCTGGCAAAAACAGGCTTTGACAGCCCCGGAGATCGTCGCTTTCTTGACCTGCTGACGGCTTGCATGGCCTATGAAAACGGCGAGCCAGCGGTGCTGCTTGGCTTTTTACAGGAAGAGATGGCCGCAATGATTGCGGGCGAGTTATGGCCAAGTCTGGCCGATGTCGCCATCTACTACGGCAGCCACGCCTTGAGTGTCCACATGTCCACCCGCGTCGCTCTTCGCTTTCTCGATGGCTGGAGCGTTTACCAGCCGATGAATCGGCAGTTTCGTCTCTCGCTGGATGTGCGTAAGGCGCAGATCCTGCAAAGCGGCAATTGCTGGGGCGATGCGACCCGGCTTCTTGCGCCGTTGCGGGCCGGATTTGATCGGGTGTGGATTGAAAGCGCGCAGGAGGCTCTGGCCCGCTTGGCGGGTCGAGACGAGATTACGCTAGCCTTGAGCTGGCTGCGGCAAATCTCCTATGAGCGCCCGGCCTTTCCCCATCTCGACCGCAAGCTTGAGGTGATGCTGACCAACCCGCATCTGCTGGTCCGGCAAGAAATTGCGGTTTCCCTCTGGCTGGCCTTCGTCTTGCGGCAAACGCAGCAAAATTCCAGAGCCCGCACTCTGCTGCGACAGGTGTTTGAACGCTGCGCAAGCCATGGCGGACTGACGGCCCTTTCAGAGGAATGGCTGTTTCTCGATCACCTGCTGCAAGACAAGCGGATAGTTGAATTCGTGATGGCGGCCACCCCGGCGCGGGCCATCCTGCGGCGGCTGGACAGGGGGCGTCACAGCAGTCTTGCGGCGGCCCGGACCCGGCTGACCCAGCAGGAGCTGAAAATCCTGACCATGCTGGCGGAAGGCGCCTCCAACAAGCTGATTGCCCGCAACAGCGGCATTTCAGAGCCCACGGTGAAATTTCATCTGAAAAATGTCTATCGCAAACTTGGCTGCTCCCGGCGTCACGAGGCGATTGCGGCGGCGAAGGCGCTGGGTTGGGTGCGCTAA
- a CDS encoding ABC transporter permease: protein MMSEQDLSAGYMSWYRFSRNPAALIGALIVISVVVMAILAPLITPFPSHIGSVVDFRHRHNPPNLTNWFGTDKVGRDLFTRTIFGFRVSLLLVFGVLGISVPIGAVLGLCAGYFGGWTERLITGFTNIMLAIPPLVMALAIGNVLEPNLINAMIAITLLWWTWHARLVYRVTVSIAGEDFIEAARLAGAGPIHILFREILPNCIAVISVKTTLDAAFVILFGATLSFLGFGVKPPTPDLGSMVADGRQFLPEKWWEVLAPGGAIFYATLGFNLLGDGLRDMFDVEA from the coding sequence ATGATGAGCGAACAAGATCTCTCAGCCGGTTACATGAGCTGGTACCGCTTTTCCCGCAATCCTGCCGCCTTGATCGGTGCGTTGATTGTGATTTCGGTGGTGGTCATGGCCATCCTTGCGCCGCTGATCACGCCGTTTCCCAGCCATATCGGCTCTGTTGTTGATTTTCGCCATCGCCACAATCCGCCAAACCTCACCAACTGGTTTGGAACCGATAAGGTGGGCCGCGATCTGTTCACCCGCACCATTTTTGGCTTTCGCGTCTCATTGCTGCTGGTGTTTGGCGTGTTGGGGATTTCGGTGCCGATTGGCGCGGTACTGGGCCTGTGCGCTGGCTATTTCGGCGGTTGGACCGAGCGGCTGATCACCGGATTTACCAATATCATGCTGGCTATACCACCACTGGTCATGGCACTGGCGATTGGCAATGTGCTGGAGCCAAACCTGATCAACGCCATGATTGCGATTACGCTTTTATGGTGGACCTGGCATGCGCGGCTTGTCTACCGCGTCACGGTCTCCATTGCCGGTGAAGATTTTATCGAGGCGGCGCGGCTAGCCGGTGCTGGCCCCATCCATATCCTGTTTCGGGAAATCCTGCCCAATTGCATTGCCGTGATTTCGGTGAAGACCACGCTGGATGCGGCCTTTGTCATCTTGTTTGGCGCAACGCTGTCCTTCCTCGGTTTTGGGGTGAAGCCGCCAACGCCAGACCTCGGCTCGATGGTGGCCGATGGCCGTCAGTTTTTGCCGGAAAAATGGTGGGAAGTGCTGGCCCCCGGTGGCGCGATTTTCTACGCCACCCTTGGCTTTAACCTGCTGGGCGATGGCTTGCGCGACATGTTTGATGTGGAGGCGTGA